From a region of the Thiorhodovibrio winogradskyi genome:
- a CDS encoding cyclic nucleotide-binding domain-containing protein, which yields MLEILRPPRTFGEAAAFLGQPCALHVEALSDARLLFIDVRQVRATILRTGPKSPS from the coding sequence GTGCTGGAAATCCTCCGGCCCCCACGCACCTTTGGCGAGGCGGCGGCCTTTCTCGGACAACCCTGCGCACTGCATGTCGAAGCGCTGAGCGATGCCCGGCTGCTTTTTATCGACGTCCGCCAGGTGCGCGCCACCATTTTGCGCACTGGCCCGAAGTCGCCAAGCTGA
- a CDS encoding Crp/Fnr family transcriptional regulator, which produces MLRLVAERAQRLLIDLEACCLHTAAQRVVALLLREASPSVTAPDSAQLELLASKILVASSLNLSSETFSRELHALARCGLIRVERRRIQIPSLARLRQLGGLPVADIACPDRAPLFAAASATG; this is translated from the coding sequence ATGCTTCGCCTGGTAGCCGAGCGCGCGCAGCGGTTGCTGATCGATCTCGAGGCCTGTTGCCTGCACACGGCCGCCCAGCGGGTCGTCGCCTTGCTGCTGCGTGAGGCGAGCCCCAGCGTCACGGCGCCGGACAGCGCCCAACTGGAGTTGCTGGCGTCGAAGATTTTGGTCGCATCCAGCCTGAACCTGTCGTCGGAAACCTTCTCCCGCGAGCTACACGCATTGGCGCGGTGCGGACTGATCCGGGTCGAGCGGCGGCGGATTCAAATTCCCTCACTGGCGCGCTTGCGCCAGTTGGGCGGGCTCCCCGTGGCGGATATTGCCTGCCCAGACCGCGCGCCTCTGTTCGCTGCGGCCAGCGCCACTGGCTGA